The following are encoded together in the Cynocephalus volans isolate mCynVol1 chromosome 4, mCynVol1.pri, whole genome shotgun sequence genome:
- the LOC134375728 gene encoding olfactory receptor 5M3 encodes MLNFTDVTEFILLGLTSHREWQVLFFIIFLVVYIITLMGNISMIMLIKVSPQLNSPMYFFLSHLSFVDVWFSSNVTPKMLENLLSETKTISYAGCLVQCFFFIALVHVEIFILAVMAFDRYMAIGNPLLYGSKMSRVVCIRLISFPYIYGFLTSLAATLWTYGLYFCGKIEINHFYCADPPLIKMACAGTFVKEYTMIILAGINFTYSLTVIIISYLFILVAILRMHSVEGRRKAFSTCGSHLTAVIIFYGTLIFMYLRRPTEDSVEQGKMVAVFYTTVIPMLNPMIYTLRNKDVKEAMNKVISRTCSTK; translated from the coding sequence ATGCTCAATTTCACAGATGTGACAGAATTCATTCTTTTGGGATTAACCAGTCATCGGGAATGGCAAGTTCTCTTCTTCATAATATTTCTTGTTGTCTACATTATCACCCTGATGGGCAATATCAGCATGATCATGTTAATTAAAGTCAGTCCACAGCTTAACAGCCCCATGTACTTTTTTCTCAGTCATCTGTCATTTGTTGATGTGTGGTTTTCTTCCAATGTCACCCCTAAAATGTTGGAAAACCTGTTATCAGAGACTAAAACAATTTCTTATGCTGGTTGTTTAGTACAGTGTTTCTTCTTCATTGCCCTTGTCCATGTGGAAATTTTTATTCTTGCTGTAATGGCCTTTGATAGATACATGGCAATTGGGAACCCTCTGCTTTATGGGAGCAAAATGTCAAGGGTTGTCTGTATTCGACTAATCTCTTTCCCTTACATATATGGGTTTCTGACGAGTCTGGCAGCAACATTATGGACTTATGGCTTGTACTTTTGTGGGAAAATTGAGATCAACCACTTCTACTGTGCAGACCCACCTCTCATCAAAATGGCCTGCGCTGGGACTTTTGTAAAAGAATATACAATGATCATACTTGCAGGTATTAACTTCACATATTCCCTGACTGTAATTATCATCTCTTATCTCTTCATTCTTGTTGCCATTTTACGGATGCACTCAGTGGAAGGGAGGCGGAAGGCCTTTTCCACCTGTGGGTCCCATCTGACAGCTGTCATCATATTTTATGGGACTCTGATCTTTATGTATCTCAGACGTCCCACAGAGGACTCCGTGGAGCAGGGGAAGATGGTAGCCGTGTTCTATACCACTGTGATCCCCATGCTGAATCCCATGATCTACACTCTGAGGAACAAAGACGTGAAAGAAGCCATGAACAAAGTGATCAGCAGAACGTGTtcgacaaaataa